TTGGTCAGATTGCGCTCTGTGCATTCCTTTATGGGGGACTATTGCATGAAAAATGGATTAAGTCGCTGCCTAGCGCATTGTTGAACGGAAAAATTTATCAGCATCAGGGCTGGATGTGGCTGGATCTTGATTTCGGAAACGTAGAAGAAAACGAAACTTCTGAAAATCGCTTCAAGAGGCAATCGCGACCAGAATCGTACCGGCGTTGGTTTCCAGATCCGTTAACGCAATTGTTAATTTGTCGCTGGCAGGAAAAAACAAAAAACAAGGAAAGGAAACCAGTAGAATCGGTTTGGGATGCGATTTCTGCCTACCTCGGACGGATCGGTGAGAAATGCTCTCGAAGTCTAAGGGGGCTACTGTTTTCTGTGCGCCCGTACTACACATTAACACTTCCCTCGTTTCTTTGTGCGTATGCTGAAAATAATTTACCATCGGCAAGTATGCCAGATCAGATATTTTTAAGGTCATTGACTGGAGAGATCTTATCCACACCGATTCAGCGAAGGACTCTTCCCCAATGCGATCCTGAAAAAACGCCAAATGAATATGTGACTGAGCAGCAAAAGGCTTATTTCAAACAATTCAAGATGATCTTTTCTGATGAAAAGAACGGTAAAGACAAAAAAGATCCACAAAAAGTACAAGGCGATATTGATAGTTTTCTGCGTGATAATGCTGAGCAGCTTAGCCCGATCCTGCAATTACTTGCCGTTTGGGCAAGGCAACTTCTGAACAAAAGCGAGTCCGAAAAAGAAAAAAGAGAAAAGACCGAGCCTTTGGCTGTTTCGTCAGTGCACACCTATATCAACCTGATCGGTGAAAAGCTCCTCGCCATTTGTCGTGATCAGAATCCTCTTGAGTTCGATGTCTCTGAATACGTCGCCTTTTATGAGCGACTAGATCGCGAGTTTGCCGATTGTGATGAGGGTGGTGATCAAGCCCTCGACGTAAATGGGACGGATCGTGCACCGATGGGACGTGTCGAGCAGTTTCATGGGCTTCTGGAACATTTCTATGGGGAACCTGAAATCGATATTACGGCAATAAGGGCTGCAAGAAAGGCTGGAAGGAAACCGCCGGCGGGTGCCATCAGCGTGAACCTGATTACCGAGCAGCAGTATGTGACAATTTTGCAGAATCTTGGCTGGGGGAAAAAAAGTCTTACACGCCTTGAAACTATGACATTGGTGGCAACCATCCTTGCCTACAGAACTGGGCTGCGAAAGTCTGAGCTGCATGGCTTGACCCTGGCGGACGTGCATCTGGTGGAGAATTTGGAGGTTAATGTTTTCCCGAACGATTATCGAGGGCTCAAAACAAGATCATCTGTTAGGCGTGTTCCTCTTTGCTTGTTGATTCACGATATGGACGAGTTGGAGTTTGTTACGGGCTGGATTAGACGACGCCTGAAAGAATCCCCCTCGGGGATAACGAAGAGCCTGCCCCTGTTTACGATATCGCAAGTCTCTGAAAAGCTGGTAAGCGAGGTCAGTCTTTTGGGGAACGCTCGCCAGGAAATCAAGTTGGTGCTTAGTGATCAATCCGTGGTCTGGCACCACAACCGCGATAGTTTTCTCCATACACTGTATTTCATGTTGCTATTGCGGGACGATATCCCTATGTACTCTGTTCCCCATTTTCTACAAGGTGAGTGTTTTTCAGCGAAAGCAAGGCGTCAGCTTCGTGAACAATTGTTCACGAATGATGCTTCCGGGCGGAAGGTTTTGTTTGGTGCAGCGACACTTATGGGGCATGCGGATATCGAAGAAGGATTTCGGTCCTACTTTCACTTGACGGACTGGTTGCTGGGCTACTATCTGCGGCATCCAGCCCATCTTCCAAAACTTTCGAACACAGCTTTGATGAATTTAACCGATCAGCGCAAATCCAAATCCAGAGTCAGTCAATGGCAGTCTTCGGCAAGTCCGCTTTGCTCGGCATTAACAGCATATAGCGATACGGTCGATAGTCATCCTTTGATGGAGAAGGCTTTTACTCCCCGCCGCAAGCCTGGTCGTAAAATCAAAGAGAAGGGTTTGCCCGAATTTGATGTCGCCCTCGCTGTCGCACAGATCGAATGTGGGGTGACTATCCCTAAAAGTTTGAAGGATGAGCTTACCGAGGTAAAGGATCTCTACGAGGAACTCCGAAGGTTAAGCCTTGCTAGACTGAAAAAATATCAGGATATGTGTCAATATGTAAAAGATTCTTATGTAGAGTATGCACATTATCTGGAGTGTACTGATGTAAATCGCGTCGCTGTATTGCGTAGATTGTCTGAAAAAATCGGAATCACGGTCGATCTTTCGCAAGCAATCTATCATCGCTCACGCTACAATCATGATGATGTCGACTATCGTAGGTGGAGTAAATCACTCGGTGTAGAGTTGTCGCAGGGGACGGCGTGTCAGATTAAGGGAGGGATAGACTGTATTAGGTTTGGTGCGGCTGCCTTGCAGATTGGACCTAAGGGAAGTAAAGCTGATTCTTTGGTCCTTTTTGTATTTTTGTCAAATTTGATTTCTGCTATTAGGAAATGAACTCAAAGTTTGTTTCTCTGTCTTTGTAGTATCCATTGAAATTGTAGTGCCCTTTATAGAAGTATCCTTTTTCTTTCGGGAGGTAATGATCCCTAAGTTTTATTTTTGCGCCTATTTTCCCAACGAGATAGGTTCTTAAATCTTCTGTTGTATCGTTCTGGAATAATACTGAAAATTTAAAGTTTCCTACTTTGAATGTCGATGATGATCCATTTTTAAGGCCGAGAACTAAAAGATTGGCGTTAAAATTTTGAGTAAAAAAATATGATTCGCAATTTTTTTTGGGTAAATATTCTTTCTCTTTAATTTTTTTTGAAACATAGTCAGTAATATATTTACTGCAATTTTTTATAAAGAACTCGCTAAAGTAGACAGTATATTTTTCGCCTCCGATTATGACGACGGAAGGATCGCTTGAGGACATGCTGAAGGTAGAAAGCTCGTATTCGAACTCATAATTATCGAATTCTAAAGCAGATTTTTCTGAAACGATTAATCTTTCAAGTGATCGGAAGTTTTCAAGGTCGAATATTTTTTCATGCACTGCAATGCAGAAATCAATTTTGCATTTTGTTTTTTTTAGTCCACTTCCAATATTTCTTATCTTTGAAACAATTTTCATTTCCTCAGATTCAAGTAGCGGACTTTCTCGCAAGTCAGCAATTGCCGAATAGATGTTGAAACTGTTTTTGGGGGATCTAAATCCTGTACCGTACTGGATCGAAAGTTCCTGAAAATAGCTCAGGGTGATAGTCAGGTAAGAGTAAAATAATGGGTCAGGCCGGAACTTTGTCGTGATGTTGAGGTGGTTAGGGTTTCCTTGATCTTGTTCCGTCAAATCGAAACTCTGCTCTGGCTCAAAGAACGCACCGATATAATGAGCAAAATCGAGGAGTAGTTTTTTTATCTCTGTGCAGACTTTCTCCCTAGTGATGTCGGAAGAGGATTGGGGGACGATTATCTCTATTCTACCTGCCCCTAGATGCATATCTGCTCCTGGTTTTGAAACCCCTGTGGTCGTGGAGAATTTTTTATCGTGGTCCATATATTCAATCAATTTTACTCTCCTGTCTTTGTGAAAGTCTCATGGAATTAACTTTGACAATATATTTCTGTCTGAGATGAATCCGTTTCCTTTTGTCAACTCGCTTGGATTGCGCAATCCGAGCGAGAGGCTTAGTTGTCGCTAAAATGAGCAATGATCGTGAAATAATTCTATCGTAGCGTGGCCCCCTCCTCGGATGGGGAATGAAAAAAAGCTTAAAATTTAACATTTAACGATTTGGACAGTTTCGGGGCAAGGGTCGGAGGTTATTTGGGTACAATCAATTTCGATTGTGGCAGGAGGGGGCATCCATAGTTAGATTCATCCTGAAATATACATCATTGATCAATTCCAAAATTCTCGTCCGGAAGTTCTCGGTTTTCATCGAACATAATCAGACTTCTTCGATGGTCTTTTAATGCGAGTAAAGCGACTTTAAAGCAGTCTTCACATAAATCTAAATGATAGGAGGTTCCGTCTTCCTTGGAACCATAACCCCATTGTGCTTTGAGTTCTCCAGATTCCTCAAATTTTTCACCATCAATATCTATAAAGAGGCTTTTTCCACAAACGTCACAGACGCAATCGACAACCGTTTCAAGAACTTGTTTCCCAAAAATTTTCATAGAGATACTCTTGGTTAGATCTTTTTAGTTTTTATTGCAACAAGCAAGTCAATGATTCCAAAACTCTATCACTACTTTAGTATACTATTCTATATCTGAAAGCATAAGTCTGATCAATATTTCAAATGTACCTATATTTGCAAATTCCCCATTGGGGGGGGTCTCATTCCAAATCTGATGTTCTGATATCTGAACGGTTTGACATTTAGTGAGCCAGATACACAAAATCCTTTACAGGCCCCTCTCCTGGCGGCTGTCCAATACCCAGGATGCCGATTTTTGCGTTGCCGCCCTTGAAGAGGCATTGCAGCGTTATGGCAAGCCCGAGATCTTCAACACCGATCAGGGCAGCCAGTTTACCAGCTATGCGTTCACCAGCGTACTGAAGGATGCCGACATCAAAATCTCGATGGACGGCAAAGGACGCTGGATGGACAGCGTCATGATCGAGAGACTCTGGCGGTCTCTCAAATACGAATGCATCTATCTCAACGCATTCGAAACAGGAAGCGAGGCAAGGGCCGGAATCGGCCGCTGGATTGATCGTTACAACAGCCAGCGCCCCCATTCCAGTCTGGACGACAGAACACCGGATGAGGCATATTGGCAAAAACCCCGGCCCGGCTACGCCGGACCGACCATCCGACTGGCGGCATGACCATGAAGGCTTTCCACCTTATTTCTGCCGCCGACCTGTTCAGTCAACTGGGGCCACCTCTTTTGTAAGTGTCATAGAGCTAAGCCTACGACATTTACGATTTGTCTAACAAGTGAGGCTTGGCGGAACGCTTACGATGATTTCCCGTGTGCAGCTTGTCAAACTCCGGTAAACAGAAAATCGAGTGAAGCTATTATTTCGTCGCGTTGCAAAACTGCTGAGTTGATTTTATTTTTCAAAGTCGAGGCCGGAATAGCCGCCAGCAAGTGCGTCATGAGGATATAGTCAACTCCTTCAATACGAATTACAGGATTGAGAATTTTCATTCTTTTCGAAACTTCTTCAACGGCAACCAACGGCGCAACGACTCTCGTAGAAAGTATGTCTATAATTTCATCCTGAAGATCCATCAGGTATGGAACGCTGCTAGATGGTGAGCCGTAAATGTCAAATTTCGCCATCAGAATTGCCTCAGTCCCTCGCTCCAAATGCCCTTGCGATCCACATATTTATTGGCCGCCTCAATCGCTTCTTGATTGGTTTTCAGCCACTCTTCCCGATCACGGTTTTCTAGTATCTGTTCCAAACTTTGTTCCAGGGTTTTTGACAGATTAATTTTGTTTTGTTTGGCCCGTTGTAGAAGATCGCTTCTGATACTGAGATTTGCCGATTGTTTGCGGGCTGTGTTCCCCATAAATACCTCCTGCGCATTTGTATGCGCATAATAACTTTTCACTCAAAGCCTGTCAAATAATTCAATCATAAAATCTGGAAACCCTATCTTCTTACATGTCACGACCAATAGCACATCAAAAACCCACCTGGCGATCCGGGGGGGGGGGGCTGATAAGTCAGAAATTTCAAGAAAAATTTACTTCTTTCTGAACAAGGCAGTGCAGATTCGGGTTAAAAAAACAATTGTGGGCTGATATTGAACCGCTTCGACAGCTTTGCAATATGGGTCTTGGTTAAGCTTTTCGACCCGCTTAAAATCTGTGAGACAAGCGATTTGGTGCCGATCTCATCTTTGAGATCGGAATAAGTCAAACCGTACTGGTCAATCAAAACCCTCAAAGTCGATATGCCTGGATCAATTGAGTTTCCCTCTTGATCAAAACGCTGAATGCTTTCAAGGCTGTTTTCATAGTCCTCAATGGAATCAGATACGATATCCATCAAATACAGCAGCGGCTCCCCCTCTCGATCCTCGGCTTTTGTCATAAGCTGTTCCAGCAACTCGAGGGCAAATTGATAATCATCATCAGTTTTTATTTCGATGGCCCGTTGTATTCTCCCCAAAAACGACAGAAACGAGTCCTCGATTTGCGTTACAGCTTCAGAGTTCATTCTTAGATCCTTGTTCGATTATTTTGATCAAATTTGATTATCCTATTTTTGACCTGCTTACATTGCTGTCTCATAGTTTCAAATAAGAGATAACTGCTTGTTGCATAAAGGTATTTTTGGTTTTGGCGGCAAGAACAGTTCTTTGAAATCGCGTCGTTCGAACAAGTTTAGCTGTAATATTCGCAACATCTGCTGCATGGAGCGTCCGATCTTCGCTTGAAATTTCAAGAACGCCAGCACCAGATACGCACACAGGGCAATCCAGAGCTGAGTCATCACGGCATTGCGCGAGGTTCCCAGAAAGCTCTTGATGCGCAGGTTTTGCTTGATCCATTTGAAGAACAGCTCAATCTGCCAGCGTTCTTTGTACAATTCAGCGACCGTTGCCGCTGGAATATCCAGCGCATTGGTCACAAATTCGTAAGTGATGTCGGTCTCCGCATCCAGATACACGACCTTGCGGAAAGTTCCCACGATGCCTTGCAGCTGAATCTGTTGATCCAAGAGGACCCCTGGACTTTTCCGGCCCCGACGCTTCTTGCCGGGAATGGTGACCGCATTGCTTTTCAGCCGGGCGACAAAGCGGACTTCTGCTTTCGTGAGCTCCTGATACCATGTGTAGTCAGTGTAGCCCCGGTCGAAAACAACGTAGGAGCCCTTGGGAAAGCCCAGTTGCCGAGCGACCTTGATTTCATGCTCCTTGCCTTCAGTCAGATCGACAAAGGCTGGCAAATAGCCGTCTGCATCCAGACCGATATGAAGTTTAGCGGCCCCTTTCTCTTTGCGGTACTTTGCCCAGGGAAACAGGGACAGCGTCAGGTCAATCATTGATGCATCCAGGAGAAAGAGCTTCTCCTTGAACTTAAACCGCTTTCGCGGTGCGCAACTCTGGCAGCGAGCCAATAACTGCTGAAACAAGGCCTCGTACATCTGATGAGGCTGTGTTTCATTCGCTCTGGCCAAGGTTGCCCGGCTGAATGGCCTGACACCAAGGTGGTAGAGCTTGCTACCTTGAGCCGCGATATTATCGGTAATATCCCTTAGACTGTTGCGGCCGGTCAGTTGGGCTGTCAACAGGGCTATAAATTGAGTCCAACGGGAAAACGAGCGGAATTTCTGACCGGCGTGATGTTTGTTTGCCAGAGCCTGAAATTCATGTCTCGGGAAAATACGTACAATTTGAGAAAGAACAGTGCTACAATGCGCCATGGCTTGGAACTCCTTGTTTTCAATGTGATTTTGGCGAATTCATTGTAACACAAGTGGGCTCCAGGCCATTGTTTTTATTGATCAATCTATGAGACAGCAGTGACCTGCTTAAGATAAAGTAATTGGCCGTCTGAATGATTGGCAAAAATACTATTCTCAGTTTGAAAAAAGAGAGAATTTTATTCAGTGACTTAAACTTTATTTGCAAAACCCGTCTAGGCCTCTAGGACTTCCATAAGCTATCAACTCTTAAGAGTAGGTAATTGAGGATCAATGTTTTCTTGCTCTAAAACCATTTTTCTCCCCTAGAAGCCTCAGCAAGATCAGAAATAAGGGCATTTTCAAAAACTGATTGAGAAAGAGTTCGAAAGGAAGCAGTTTCATCAGACCTACCAAATCTTCTTAATTTTTGTTTGTCCATCAAGTGAGGATAAACTTCTCGATCAACAGAATCGAAAATATGCTGATAAATACTCAAACCGCCGGCATCAATATCCCCCCAATGAAAAAACTTGACCGTTTCAGGCAGCTTCGCATCTAGCATCCTGAGCACAGTAGCTGCATTAGGGTTAAGAAAGCCGGATGAGAAAATCGTAATGCCTGCACCATGATCGTCTGTTTCACGGCAATGACGATTGAATGAAGCAAGGTTTTCTACAGTCAGGACGTAATTCAAATCTTCTGGAGACCTAGTAAATGAAAGAGCCTCAATCAAATCGGGGGGAACACCAACGAACGCGGGTATCCGACTGATATCCAGGAGAGAATCGCTGAAATGAATTCCCAAGGGTCCCTTAAAAAGCATCGCAGACGGATGCTTTGTTAAGCCTAAAGATTCATAGAGATCTCTAGAATTTTTATGGGGACTGCTATTGAATCGGTTCCAGACAGCAGCAAATCGATCCCTCAAGTTCTCCATAATTTTGGAATCACCTAGCATTTTTGCACTGAATGTTCTCAAATCCATATCTCTATGCTTTCCGGCCAGAACGGAAGCAAGAGCCAAGAACAGGGTGTTGACCGGGCATTGTCAAGTTAACCAGTCTCCCCGAGAATACACTGATGGACACATTAAAGAACGCTTACAAGGGACATTGTTACCCTTGATCAGTCATCAGTCACGCCGTATGGCTCTACCATCGATTCTCCCTCAGCTACCGGGAAGTCGAAGAGCTGCTCGCTGCCCGAGGAGTTGAGGTCAGCTACGAAGCTATCAGGATGTGGTGTCTGAAATTCCCCTCCTCTTATGCGAGGAGACTTCACAAGTCGACCGGAGGACCCGGCGATATCTGGCATCTCGACGAGATATTTATCAAAATTTGCGGGAAGAGACACTATCTGTGGAGAGCCGTTGATCAGGATGGGGATGAGATCGACATTCTGGTTCAAAAGAAGCGGGACAGGAAAGCTGCTCTGCGATTCTTCCGCAATCTGCTGAGGAAATCCGGGGTTCAACCCCCTTAAGATCGTAACCGACAAACTTCCTAGTTACCATGCTGCGTTAAGAGAATTAGCCCCCAATACACCTCACGAAACGAGTCAGTATCAGAACAATCGTGCCGAGGTTTCTCACCAACCAACTCGGCAGCAAGAGCGCAAGATGCGGCGATTCAAATCGCAGAGGCAAGCTCAGCAGTTTCTTTCATTCCATGGATTGGTCAACAACATCTTCCGTCAGCAGCGTCACCTGCTCAGCGCTAAGAGTTATCGTGTCCTTCGGGACCGGGCATTCAACATTTGGCAACAGCATACGTGTATCCAGCAGACAGAGGGGAATGGGGTGATTTGATCGAGGCGGCATTGGAGAGAAATTGCCTCGGGCGATTAACTTGACAATGTCATCCAAATATCCAAACTTTGCTGATAGACATCGTCATCACACCTTTCTGTTTACACCTTGCTGCTGCGAAAAATCATCCTGGAAACTTAATAATAACAATTATTTCTTGGGTTTCATGTGAAAACTTGAGCAGGGAGAGATGAAATAGTTCTTCTATCTGTTACCTTTTTTGTCTTTTTTTGATCTGAATCAATTTCTTCATTCCCTCCTTCAGGTATTGTCTGCACATCACACGGACAACAAGGAGCAATCCAATGAACCTGCAAAACAATATCGGTGAGCAACCAATCAATAAAACCATAGAAGCCCATCCTGTCATCGGCGAGATTCTGCAGAAATACGACATCGGCTGTGTCACCTGCGGAGTCGGCATTTGTCTCGTCAAGGACGTGGTGACGATTCACGCCTTGGGGGCAGAGGCCGAAGCAAAGATCGAGCAGGAAATAAACGATTACCTGAACGATAAAGGAGAATAAACCATGGCAAACCTGGCATGCGGATGTCCCGGCTCACAGGTCCGGACAATAAATAAGGCTGAAAACAATAACGAATCAACAGGGCGCCTTTCTTCTGAACTGCGCCAGTGGCCGACCCAGTTACATCTGGTCCCGCCAACCGCACCCTATTTGCAGAATGCTCACCTGTTGATCGCTGCAGACTGCACCCCATTTGCCTACGCAGACTTTCACCGTGATTTCATCAAAGGCCGGGTTCTGGTCAACGCCTGCCCGAAACTGGATGACAGCAGTCCTTATGTTGAGAAGTTAGCAGCGATGATTGCCCAGAACGATATTCAGTCGGTGACCGTCACCATTATGGAAGTTCCTTGTTGCCGCGGATTGGCCATGTTCGCCCAGCAGGCAATTGCCCAGTCCGGCAAGGATGTTCCTTTGGATATCGTCATCATTGGCGTGGATGGTCAAAGGAGAAACTAACGATGAAGACTGATGTCACCCAGGTAATGGTTAAAGAGCACCAACTGATTCTGCGAATGATTGCCCTGGTTGAACACAATACTGCCCTGGTGGAAAAAGGAACGTTCAGTAACTGGACCTTTTTCCTTGATGCTGTAGACTTTATTCGTAACTTTGCAGACCGCTTTCATCATGCCAAGGAAGAAGATGTTTTGTTCATCGAATTAGTTAAAAATGGCATGCCAGAGAAACAATCCCCCATAGAAGCCATGCACATCGAACACGATCAGGGCCGTGCTTTTGTCCGCAATCTTGAAACCGCAGCTCAAAAGGTTATCGCAGGTGAAACGGAGCAGATCTCAGCCATCATTTCTAATGCCAGGGGCTACGCAGCACTGCTCCGAGGCCATATTGAAAAAGAGGATACTGTTCTTTACCCCCTTGCCGAAAGGGTTCTGCCCGAGGAGGTTCGATCAGGCATGTTGCAAGCCTACAATGACGCTGAGCTAAAAACACCAGATCTGGAGAACAGGTATCGGGACATGGTTGAAACGTACGAGGCCGGCAACTAGTAACGAGCCACAAGCAAGAATAATTTTTCATATCACAAGGGAGTGAGACGAAATGGGATGGTTAGATTTCTTATTTGGCAAAAAAGAGCCGGAAAAAACACCTAAACCAAAGGAGGATAACAGCATGTCGATGTTCTGTTACCAATGTGAGCAAGCCTCAAAAGGTACCGGATGCACCGCGATCGGTGTTTGTGGCAAACAGCCTGATGTTGCCGCCCTGCAGGATTTACTGGTTTACACGTTGAAAGGCATTGCGTTCTGGGCCAATAAGGCCCGGGAAAACGGCACTAAGGATAACGAAATTGATCGTTTTATGATCGACGGTCTGTTTACGACTGTCACCAATGTTGATTTTTCTGCCGAGGCGGTTTCCAGCTTTATTGTTGAAGGAGTTCGTTTGCGCGATAAGGCCAAAACAATGGCCGGCCCTGTCACAGGAACAATCCCCGCAGCGGCTCAGGGCTGGAATCTTCCGGAGAGTATTGCCGAACAAGTCAAGCTTGGTGAACTGCACGGGGTCAAGGATTATACCGTTGATGACGATATTCATTCAGTTCGCGAACTGATCACCTACGGCATCAAAGGCTACGCAGCCTATGCGGATCACGCCCGTATTCTGGGGAAGGAAGCGGATGAAATCTACGCCTTCACCCATAAGGCTCTGGCCGCGCAACTTGACGACAGCCTTGATCTGATGGCCAATGTCAACCTGGCCCTGGAAGCAGGAAAAATCAACTATCTGACCATGGAACTGCTCAACCAGGCTCACGTTGCTGCCTATGGTCATCCGGTTCCTACACCGGTCCAACTCGGCACCAAGGCTGGCAAAGCCATTCTGGTATCCGGTCACGACCTCAAGTTCCTCGAAGAACTGCTCAAACAGACCGAGGGGACCGGTATCAATATCTACACTCATGGTGAGATGTTGCCTGCCCATGGCTATCCGGGACTGAAGAAATATGCACACCTGGCCGGCAACTTCGGCGGGGCCTGGCAGGATCAGTACAAGGAATTCCAGGATTTTCCGGGCGCGATTATCTTCAACACCAACTGCATCCAGAAGCCTGCCGACAATTACAAGGGTCGGCTGTTCACCTGGGGCCTGGTGCAGTGGCCTGACGTCAAACATATCGACGGCTTTGATTTCTCGGAAGTCATCAAGAAAGCCCAGGAGTGCGATGGTTTTGAAGAGAATCCGGGGCAGGAAATCCTCACTGGCTTTGGCCATAACGCTATCCTCGGTGTGGCCGATAAAGTTATCGAAGGAGTCAAGGCCGGTGCCATCAAGCACTTTTTCCTGGTCGGCGGCTGCGATGGCGCCAAGAGCGGCCGGAACTACTACACTGAGTTTGCTGAAAAAGCTCCAAAGGATACCGTGATCCTGACCCTGGCCTGTGGCAAATTCCGCTTTAACAAAATGGACCTGGGTGATATCGGTGGAATCCCGCGTCTACTCGACGTCGGCCAGTGCAACGACGCCTACAGTGCTATTCAGGTCGCTTTGGCATTATCCGAAGCCTTTGAATGCGGCGTCAATGAACTGCCATTGTCGCTGGTCCTGTCCTGGTACGAGCAAAAAGCGGTTGCTATCCTGCTGACTCTGCTCCACCTGGGGATCAAGAACATTAAGTTGGGACCGACATTGCCTGCTTTTGTGACTCCGAACGTCCTTAACTTCCTGGTCGAAAATTACAATATCGGACCGATTACCACGGCAGAAGAGGACCTCAAACAGATTCTTGGATGATCATATATTAAAAAAAGCGCTACCCGGTTCAGCCGGGTAGCGTGGGATAAAACCATGGTTATTCCTACAGACACTCCGGATGTTGTTTTGTTTGCGGATCAAGAAGGAATGATTCGTTTCTGGAATAAAGGAGCCGAACGGATTTTGAGTTTTTCTGAGGAAGAAGTGCTGGGCAACTCTCCTGACCTTATTATGCCGGAGAAGTAACGCGGTCGTCATTGGCAAGGATACCTCCAGGTTTTACAAACCGGTATCAGTCGCCACAGCACTGACCTTCTAGCTGCTCCTGCTCTCCATAAAGAGGGAAAGCGGCTCTCCTGCGAGTTTTCTATTGTCACGATTCACGATGAAACAGCCAGATCATCGGCTTTGCGGCTATTATGCGTGATGTCACATCCCGATGGGAAACAAAGCAAGCACTGAAGAAGGAAATCGCTCCGTTAAAAGGCTGAAGATACTTCTAAAAAACCATCCTCTCAGGTAACCCTTCTCTTCTGTAGCATGAAAGCAAAGTCGTCCCCCCAACAGGCATAACTTTGCTTGTTTTGTCTCGTCAAATTGATTCTGCACTTTACAGTGATAAGATTAAACTCACGTAAACTCTCGTAATATTCTCTACATTAGAAATACTTCAAAACACCGACTCGGTCGAAAGTGAGGACAGGCAAGCTTAATACATTGCAGAGAGAAAGGAGGTGACCCAATGAA
This genomic window from Pelobacter seleniigenes DSM 18267 contains:
- a CDS encoding CcdB family protein; translated protein: MAKFDIYGSPSSSVPYLMDLQDEIIDILSTRVVAPLVAVEEVSKRMKILNPVIRIEGVDYILMTHLLAAIPASTLKNKINSAVLQRDEIIASLDFLFTGV
- a CDS encoding type II toxin-antitoxin system CcdA family antitoxin produces the protein MGNTARKQSANLSIRSDLLQRAKQNKINLSKTLEQSLEQILENRDREEWLKTNQEAIEAANKYVDRKGIWSEGLRQF
- a CDS encoding helix-turn-helix domain-containing protein, with product MNSEAVTQIEDSFLSFLGRIQRAIEIKTDDDYQFALELLEQLMTKAEDREGEPLLYLMDIVSDSIEDYENSLESIQRFDQEGNSIDPGISTLRVLIDQYGLTYSDLKDEIGTKSLVSQILSGSKSLTKTHIAKLSKRFNISPQLFF
- a CDS encoding IS4 family transposase produces the protein MAHCSTVLSQIVRIFPRHEFQALANKHHAGQKFRSFSRWTQFIALLTAQLTGRNSLRDITDNIAAQGSKLYHLGVRPFSRATLARANETQPHQMYEALFQQLLARCQSCAPRKRFKFKEKLFLLDASMIDLTLSLFPWAKYRKEKGAAKLHIGLDADGYLPAFVDLTEGKEHEIKVARQLGFPKGSYVVFDRGYTDYTWYQELTKAEVRFVARLKSNAVTIPGKKRRGRKSPGVLLDQQIQLQGIVGTFRKVVYLDAETDITYEFVTNALDIPAATVAELYKERWQIELFFKWIKQNLRIKSFLGTSRNAVMTQLWIALCAYLVLAFLKFQAKIGRSMQQMLRILQLNLFERRDFKELFLPPKPKIPLCNKQLSLI
- a CDS encoding Wadjet anti-phage system protein JetD domain-containing protein — its product is MDLRTFSAKMLGDSKIMENLRDRFAAVWNRFNSSPHKNSRDLYESLGLTKHPSAMLFKGPLGIHFSDSLLDISRIPAFVGVPPDLIEALSFTRSPEDLNYVLTVENLASFNRHCRETDDHGAGITIFSSGFLNPNAATVLRMLDAKLPETVKFFHWGDIDAGGLSIYQHIFDSVDREVYPHLMDKQKLRRFGRSDETASFRTLSQSVFENALISDLAEASRGEKWF
- a CDS encoding hemerythrin domain-containing protein codes for the protein MKTDVTQVMVKEHQLILRMIALVEHNTALVEKGTFSNWTFFLDAVDFIRNFADRFHHAKEEDVLFIELVKNGMPEKQSPIEAMHIEHDQGRAFVRNLETAAQKVIAGETEQISAIISNARGYAALLRGHIEKEDTVLYPLAERVLPEEVRSGMLQAYNDAELKTPDLENRYRDMVETYEAGN
- the hcp gene encoding hydroxylamine reductase, coding for MFCYQCEQASKGTGCTAIGVCGKQPDVAALQDLLVYTLKGIAFWANKARENGTKDNEIDRFMIDGLFTTVTNVDFSAEAVSSFIVEGVRLRDKAKTMAGPVTGTIPAAAQGWNLPESIAEQVKLGELHGVKDYTVDDDIHSVRELITYGIKGYAAYADHARILGKEADEIYAFTHKALAAQLDDSLDLMANVNLALEAGKINYLTMELLNQAHVAAYGHPVPTPVQLGTKAGKAILVSGHDLKFLEELLKQTEGTGINIYTHGEMLPAHGYPGLKKYAHLAGNFGGAWQDQYKEFQDFPGAIIFNTNCIQKPADNYKGRLFTWGLVQWPDVKHIDGFDFSEVIKKAQECDGFEENPGQEILTGFGHNAILGVADKVIEGVKAGAIKHFFLVGGCDGAKSGRNYYTEFAEKAPKDTVILTLACGKFRFNKMDLGDIGGIPRLLDVGQCNDAYSAIQVALALSEAFECGVNELPLSLVLSWYEQKAVAILLTLLHLGIKNIKLGPTLPAFVTPNVLNFLVENYNIGPITTAEEDLKQILG
- a CDS encoding PAS domain S-box protein, whose amino-acid sequence is MVIPTDTPDVVLFADQEGMIRFWNKGAERILSFSEEEVLGNSPDLIMPEK